In a single window of the candidate division WOR-3 bacterium genome:
- a CDS encoding HU family DNA-binding protein codes for MTKAELIEKIAAKAKISKKAANIALNTFVSSVTQALKKGDRVALVGFGTFSVAKRKARTARNPRTGEKINVPARKAPKFKPGRELKKAVR; via the coding sequence ATGACTAAGGCAGAACTTATCGAGAAGATTGCGGCTAAGGCAAAGATTTCTAAGAAGGCGGCAAACATTGCGCTTAATACATTTGTCAGCTCGGTTACCCAGGCACTCAAGAAGGGTGACAGAGTAGCACTCGTTGGATTTGGAACTTTCTCAGTCGCAAAGAGGAAGGCGAGAACTGCACGCAATCCGCGTACCGGTGAGAAGATCAACGTGCCGGCGAGAAAGGCACCGAAGTTCAAACCAGGACGTGAATTGAAAAAAGCAGTGAGATAA
- a CDS encoding tetratricopeptide repeat protein has translation MSSILLLFVFLPGDAYFAGRNYDEAYRYYRVMKTTAPSFENNYGAAVCALLQGRLEESVELFEATPDKTGEVFYYLGIAYYQLHRYDKAEFCFTQACKKGMRIWQCDYYLGLIKLKENNVAEAMGYFDLLPDSSNKKILVDYMGDYNRLAAAREKYREGAYRDALKLYEDMKYFQGFKEVGRAFALAGLKEYKKSRELLDSIITSTDDRILLMSGLFRAAEVSLTLKDRTKARFYLKRYLDIEEDPRICFLLGRSFSEEARYDSASVYFKGLPDSVDEYLFYKGRTDYFLGLWGRAEESLLRHRELFPHSIYADRTVFILASINYKREEYDYAIDFWTELVDLHPNSIYAAAAQKGIGSAYFNIKQYKKALAAFRRVDEYNPSPGIKEETRLKIYETLYRLKKFPSLIEALRRFVEENPDSRLAVKTRMRIAKILFNRKEYYQSLSELNKIIEKYPNSDVTIEALIEKARIYQIFGKKRALKEVFQELLRNKKAAEYYSYAANELAILYSEEMKYDSSLYYYNTLLNDEKYKEKALLEIARIYDVLGQFKEAETMLDRLISEFPSSVFTMDAYFLKTRVYRTKGSYKAAIELLNELLQKVGERPEIYLEMGHIYFEIENYLNARENYLLACEHFKQRRDDAAQALIFAGDASLAIGDTKSAREEYLRANLIAESLALKNQATAKLTAIGGE, from the coding sequence TTGAGTAGTATTCTTCTTCTTTTTGTCTTTCTTCCGGGCGATGCATATTTCGCCGGCCGGAATTATGATGAGGCGTATCGATACTACAGGGTGATGAAGACCACTGCTCCCTCGTTCGAAAATAATTACGGTGCCGCGGTCTGTGCTTTGCTTCAGGGTAGATTAGAAGAGAGTGTGGAGTTGTTCGAAGCGACACCGGACAAGACCGGCGAAGTCTTTTATTATCTCGGTATCGCATACTACCAGCTTCATCGCTATGACAAAGCGGAATTCTGTTTCACCCAGGCTTGTAAAAAAGGGATGCGGATATGGCAGTGCGATTATTATCTGGGTTTGATAAAACTGAAAGAGAATAACGTGGCAGAGGCGATGGGATATTTCGATTTACTCCCTGATTCATCCAATAAAAAGATACTGGTTGATTATATGGGTGATTATAATCGATTGGCAGCCGCCCGCGAAAAATACAGAGAAGGTGCTTACCGTGACGCCCTGAAGTTGTACGAGGATATGAAGTATTTCCAGGGATTTAAAGAGGTCGGCAGGGCATTCGCCCTCGCCGGTTTAAAAGAATATAAGAAGAGTCGTGAACTGCTCGATTCAATAATCACCAGTACCGACGACAGGATCTTGTTGATGTCCGGTCTGTTCCGTGCAGCAGAGGTCTCGTTGACTTTAAAGGACAGGACAAAGGCACGTTTTTATTTAAAAAGATATTTGGATATTGAAGAGGACCCCCGGATCTGTTTTTTACTGGGGAGGTCTTTCAGTGAAGAGGCGCGTTATGACTCCGCATCTGTCTATTTCAAAGGCTTACCCGATTCGGTTGATGAGTATCTTTTTTATAAAGGAAGAACCGATTATTTTTTGGGGCTATGGGGAAGGGCTGAAGAGAGTCTGCTGCGCCATCGGGAGCTTTTTCCGCATTCAATCTACGCCGACAGGACGGTCTTTATCCTCGCTTCGATAAATTACAAAAGGGAGGAGTACGATTATGCGATTGATTTCTGGACCGAACTTGTGGACTTACACCCCAACTCAATCTATGCGGCTGCGGCACAGAAAGGCATCGGTTCGGCGTATTTCAATATCAAGCAATACAAAAAGGCGCTCGCCGCATTCCGACGGGTTGATGAGTACAACCCGAGTCCGGGTATCAAAGAAGAGACGAGATTGAAAATCTATGAAACTTTATACCGTCTGAAGAAATTTCCCTCTTTGATAGAGGCTTTGAGAAGATTCGTCGAGGAGAATCCGGATTCAAGACTGGCGGTGAAGACCAGAATGAGGATTGCAAAGATACTCTTCAACCGGAAAGAGTATTATCAAAGTCTTTCCGAATTGAATAAGATTATCGAGAAGTATCCTAATTCTGATGTCACCATAGAAGCCCTGATTGAGAAAGCCCGGATCTATCAGATCTTCGGCAAGAAGAGGGCGCTCAAAGAGGTCTTCCAGGAGTTGCTTCGTAACAAGAAGGCGGCGGAATATTACTCATACGCCGCCAATGAACTTGCGATTCTGTATTCCGAAGAGATGAAATATGATTCTTCTCTTTATTATTATAATACTCTTTTGAACGATGAAAAGTACAAAGAGAAGGCGCTCCTCGAGATCGCCAGAATATATGATGTCCTGGGGCAGTTTAAAGAAGCCGAGACGATGCTGGATAGATTGATTTCAGAATTTCCTTCTTCGGTTTTTACTATGGATGCCTATTTTTTAAAGACCAGGGTCTATAGAACCAAAGGGAGTTACAAGGCAGCCATCGAATTATTGAATGAACTGCTCCAGAAAGTGGGTGAAAGGCCTGAGATATATCTGGAGATGGGACATATCTATTTTGAGATTGAGAATTATTTGAACGCCCGTGAAAATTATCTTCTTGCATGTGAACATTTCAAACAGCGGCGGGATGATGCGGCACAGGCATTGATCTTCGCCGGTGACGCCTCTTTGGCGATCGGTGATACAAAGAGTGCACGGGAAGAATATCTTCGTGCCAATTTGATCGCCGAATCGCTCGCCTTGAAGAATCAGGCGACGGCGAAACTCACCGCGATCGGCGGAGAGTGA
- a CDS encoding T9SS type A sorting domain-containing protein, producing MRQIITAILVFSSLLFSGIVGVKKLELLDPYGRELTTYQTWCKDHITEHQPTTIGNVLKVNKERQNVVDLVVNSKIYPEITSEINTFVQDLTDAGYSVQVDTISGMSHTALRTHLSTITDLVGAIFIGEVPVAWFETNGFGGWEEFPHDLYFCDLNGTYIDADGDGIYDDHTGSVAPEIWVGRIYARDLTWGNEVELLKRYFRKNHLYRVDSLSVPQRGLTFIDDDWSSWTTCGLDYIYSNVVVINDGYQTVASNYRNELLQGYEWIQLCAHSSPWGSTFKYGYSGYRGTVFNYEIFTLEPHALFYNLFACSGTRFVEENHSAGWYIFVDPYGLLAVGSTKTGSMLYFEDFYYPIGQQNMSIGDGFKTWFTQWGEMDWDWFYGMNILGDPTLKPKGQTKNIFQEKICTPAKPSEDWQTPETVAPDPESDGFPQISINNDGRIWVVWQTGRTYENGRSDIYGAYNYGGNWSSGMNIGSYVYWDYCPAIGFDNQHRPVTVWAGYNEGQYDLYYSYYSGSWSTRQLLHSSDPAYDINPMMIKDNSGRLWAVWESRRNLNCDIYGAYFNGSTWTTPQQITNFAEDEKTPVLAIDSLDRLWVFYNRRYADKSEIWGSYYNGSQWLSSGPVSGSQEYAYHPTCAVSGNGEIWVAWHSFDNGDADIYASRFNGSTWSSPVQVTTASESDLFPSLATHISGTVCLAYQSKSGGDWNIYFAYCTDSTWSTPSPVAEISGADINPQIACDSSGGLWVCWQSYSSGNWEILVSHQPDFSAAEQKENRLSENRLSVFPSVFTQNVRIKTSEPYRDVKIFDAKGSLIATLNSGTTKQTSWAPNGLPEGTYFITLSGESGTITEKVLFLHRR from the coding sequence ATGAGACAGATCATTACAGCAATTCTTGTTTTTTCTTCGTTATTATTCAGCGGGATCGTCGGTGTTAAAAAATTAGAACTGCTCGATCCCTATGGCAGAGAATTAACCACATATCAGACCTGGTGTAAAGACCATATTACTGAACATCAACCGACAACAATCGGTAATGTTTTAAAGGTTAATAAAGAAAGGCAGAATGTCGTGGACCTCGTGGTCAATTCCAAAATCTATCCTGAAATCACCTCTGAGATAAACACCTTTGTTCAGGATTTGACAGATGCAGGTTATTCGGTTCAGGTCGACACCATATCCGGAATGTCCCATACTGCACTGCGGACACATCTCAGCACCATAACCGACCTCGTCGGTGCGATATTTATCGGCGAGGTGCCGGTGGCGTGGTTCGAAACAAACGGTTTCGGAGGCTGGGAAGAATTCCCGCATGACCTCTATTTCTGTGACCTGAACGGTACCTATATCGATGCGGACGGCGATGGGATCTATGACGATCATACCGGCAGTGTGGCGCCGGAGATCTGGGTGGGACGGATCTATGCACGTGACCTCACCTGGGGCAATGAAGTGGAACTGCTGAAAAGATATTTCAGAAAGAATCACCTATATCGTGTCGACAGCCTGTCTGTGCCGCAGAGAGGGCTCACCTTTATCGACGACGATTGGTCAAGCTGGACGACCTGTGGTCTTGACTACATCTACTCGAATGTTGTGGTAATAAACGACGGTTATCAAACCGTCGCCTCAAACTATCGTAATGAACTACTCCAGGGATATGAATGGATTCAACTCTGCGCCCACTCATCGCCCTGGGGCAGCACCTTTAAATACGGTTACAGCGGTTATCGCGGCACAGTATTCAATTATGAAATATTCACCCTGGAACCCCATGCCCTCTTCTATAATCTCTTTGCCTGTTCAGGCACCCGCTTTGTCGAAGAGAACCATTCTGCCGGCTGGTATATCTTCGTAGATCCTTACGGATTACTGGCAGTGGGCAGTACTAAAACCGGCAGTATGCTCTATTTTGAAGACTTCTATTATCCGATCGGGCAGCAGAATATGAGCATCGGCGACGGATTCAAGACATGGTTCACCCAATGGGGTGAAATGGACTGGGATTGGTTTTACGGTATGAACATCCTCGGTGACCCGACCCTCAAACCCAAAGGTCAGACAAAAAATATCTTTCAGGAGAAGATCTGCACACCTGCAAAACCTTCGGAAGATTGGCAGACTCCAGAGACCGTTGCTCCGGACCCTGAATCAGACGGCTTTCCCCAGATCAGTATCAATAACGACGGCAGGATCTGGGTGGTCTGGCAGACAGGCAGAACATATGAGAACGGCCGCTCAGACATATACGGCGCATATAATTATGGAGGGAACTGGTCCAGTGGAATGAACATCGGTTCATATGTCTACTGGGATTATTGTCCGGCAATCGGCTTTGACAACCAGCATCGGCCGGTCACGGTATGGGCGGGCTATAATGAAGGACAGTATGATTTGTATTATAGTTACTACAGCGGTTCGTGGTCCACCCGCCAACTTCTCCATTCAAGTGACCCTGCTTATGACATCAACCCGATGATGATCAAGGACAACAGCGGACGGTTGTGGGCTGTCTGGGAATCACGCCGTAATCTTAACTGTGATATCTATGGTGCATATTTCAACGGCAGCACCTGGACGACTCCCCAGCAGATAACGAACTTCGCCGAAGATGAAAAAACGCCGGTGCTCGCAATCGACAGCCTTGATCGGTTGTGGGTGTTCTACAACCGCAGATATGCCGATAAGAGTGAAATCTGGGGAAGTTATTACAATGGCTCGCAATGGCTCAGCAGCGGGCCGGTCTCAGGCTCCCAGGAGTATGCCTATCATCCGACGTGTGCAGTCAGTGGCAATGGAGAAATCTGGGTTGCCTGGCACTCCTTTGACAACGGTGATGCAGACATCTATGCAAGCCGTTTCAATGGAAGCACCTGGTCTTCACCGGTTCAGGTCACCACTGCATCGGAAAGCGACCTCTTCCCTTCACTGGCGACGCATATCAGCGGTACGGTCTGTCTTGCATATCAGTCAAAGAGCGGCGGCGACTGGAATATCTATTTTGCATATTGTACTGATTCAACCTGGAGCACACCCTCTCCTGTTGCTGAAATCAGCGGAGCAGACATCAATCCTCAAATTGCATGTGACTCCTCGGGTGGATTGTGGGTATGCTGGCAGAGTTATTCCAGCGGCAACTGGGAAATTCTGGTGAGTCACCAACCCGATTTCAGCGCCGCGGAACAGAAAGAAAACCGGCTTTCAGAAAACAGACTCTCTGTATTCCCTTCGGTCTTCACTCAAAATGTGCGGATAAAAACATCAGAACCTTATAGAGATGTCAAAATATTCGATGCAAAGGGTTCATTAATAGCGACCCTGAATTCCGGAACAACAAAACAGACCTCCTGGGCACCGAATGGCTTGCCCGAAGGGACCTACTTCATCACCCTGTCCGGGGAATCAGGGACGATCACTGAAAAAGTACTCTTTCTCCACCGACGATAA
- the pfkA gene encoding 6-phosphofructokinase — MKRIGVLTSGGDAPGMNAAIRAVTRTALHCKFTVYGIKYGYNGLIRKELIILDRGSVANIIQRGGTILGTARSDEFETSKGMARAVRILKEYEIDALVVIGGDGTMRGAYEFSKKHNIKIIGLPGTIDNDLYGTDYTIGFDTAVNSALEAVDRIRDTASSLERLFFIEVMGRYAGFIGLAVGLAGGAEDVLIPETPTDVRTLAAKINSNIKKGKKSNIVIVSEGDEAGNAFEIAKKIKSIIKEDYRVAVLGYIQRGGSPTANDRILASKLGYGAVIGLKEGRFGCMVGEIDNRITYTPFKQTFTKKKKIDRQIYKVIKILSE, encoded by the coding sequence ATAAAAAGAATCGGTGTACTGACGAGCGGCGGCGATGCTCCGGGCATGAATGCCGCCATAAGGGCGGTGACACGCACCGCACTCCACTGTAAATTCACTGTATACGGTATCAAATACGGTTATAATGGTCTGATACGTAAAGAACTCATCATACTCGATCGCGGGTCGGTGGCGAATATCATCCAGCGCGGTGGAACAATCCTGGGTACTGCACGCTCTGATGAATTTGAAACCAGCAAAGGAATGGCACGGGCGGTGCGGATATTGAAGGAGTATGAAATAGACGCCCTCGTGGTGATCGGTGGTGACGGCACCATGCGCGGTGCCTACGAGTTTTCGAAAAAACATAATATTAAAATAATCGGTCTGCCCGGTACCATTGACAACGACCTCTACGGCACCGACTACACGATCGGCTTTGACACTGCCGTAAACAGCGCATTGGAAGCAGTGGACCGCATTCGGGATACCGCTTCGTCTCTGGAAAGACTCTTCTTCATCGAAGTGATGGGCAGGTACGCAGGTTTTATCGGCTTGGCCGTCGGCCTGGCGGGCGGCGCCGAGGACGTCCTCATCCCGGAAACACCGACCGATGTCAGGACGCTGGCGGCGAAAATCAACAGTAACATAAAAAAAGGCAAGAAATCGAACATCGTAATCGTCTCTGAGGGTGATGAAGCGGGCAATGCCTTTGAGATAGCGAAAAAGATTAAATCGATCATCAAAGAAGATTATCGCGTCGCCGTGCTCGGTTATATCCAGCGGGGCGGTTCACCCACAGCTAACGACAGAATCCTGGCATCGAAATTGGGTTATGGCGCAGTCATCGGATTAAAAGAAGGCAGGTTCGGATGCATGGTCGGTGAAATCGACAACCGCATCACCTACACACCATTCAAACAGACCTTTACAAAGAAGAAAAAGATAGACCGGCAGATATACAAGGTCATAAAGATTCTTTCTGAGTAG
- a CDS encoding sodium-translocating pyrophosphatase, with translation MFPLFWIAPGGSLLALLFALYLSKTTKKFDEGTELMREIAQAIREGARAYLKRQYRVVIIIFAVLFVLLLILALGGMLPIFVPFTFLTGGFFSALSGFIGMNQATDSSARTANAAQTSLNSALRVAFSAGGVMGFVVVGLSLWDLSFWFFLLNLVYKSLPLNERLLVVTQTMVCYGLGASFQALFARVGGGIFTKAADVGADLVGKVEADIPEDDPRNPATIADNVGDNVGDVAGMGADLFESYVGSIVAAMALAFAAGLGMTGVILPLLLAAVGVFSSVIGTFLIQTKEDASQKSLLFAIRKGVWGASIIMAVAAAFLIKFILPHNFNFYWPILLGLTCGVFIGFSTEFFTSDSYPPTKGIAFTAKTGPATVILEGLSVGMLSTVAPVIAVALAIIGGYYLAGGAANPGYGLFGVAISAVGMLSTLCITLAADAYGPVADNAGGNAQMAGLPEEVRRRTDALDAIGNTTAATGKGFAIGSAALTVLALIAAYRSKILIFSTTLDLSITNPQVIAGLFIGAMMPFAFCSQTIKAVSRAAGLIVVEVRRQFKEIKGLLEGKARPDYAEAVHICTVAAQKEMIVPSVMAIVVPILIGIFLGPNGVIGLLVGALTSGFVIALMMANSGGAWDNAKKYIEKGELGGKGSAEHKAAVVGDTVGDPFKDTSGPSLNILIKLMSTVSIVFAGFILKFALFK, from the coding sequence ATGTTTCCATTATTCTGGATAGCACCCGGTGGTTCTTTACTCGCCTTGCTGTTTGCTCTATATCTGTCAAAGACAACCAAAAAGTTTGATGAAGGCACTGAATTGATGCGTGAGATCGCTCAGGCGATAAGAGAAGGCGCCCGGGCGTATCTGAAAAGACAATATCGGGTGGTGATAATCATCTTCGCCGTACTCTTTGTACTCCTTCTGATTCTTGCTTTAGGCGGTATGCTGCCGATCTTCGTGCCCTTTACATTTCTCACCGGAGGTTTTTTCTCGGCGCTCTCCGGTTTCATCGGTATGAATCAGGCGACCGATTCCTCCGCGCGAACCGCAAATGCAGCACAGACAAGTTTAAACAGTGCTTTAAGGGTTGCATTCAGTGCCGGCGGAGTGATGGGATTCGTCGTCGTGGGACTCAGTCTCTGGGATTTGAGCTTCTGGTTCTTTCTATTGAATCTTGTCTACAAGAGTCTGCCTCTTAATGAAAGGCTTCTTGTGGTCACCCAGACAATGGTCTGTTATGGACTGGGTGCGTCGTTCCAGGCACTTTTTGCAAGAGTAGGCGGCGGAATCTTTACAAAGGCGGCGGATGTCGGTGCAGACCTTGTCGGTAAGGTTGAGGCGGATATTCCTGAAGACGATCCGCGCAACCCCGCGACCATTGCGGACAATGTCGGTGACAATGTCGGTGACGTGGCGGGAATGGGAGCAGACCTTTTTGAGTCTTATGTCGGTTCGATCGTTGCTGCGATGGCGCTCGCCTTTGCCGCGGGATTGGGGATGACCGGTGTAATTCTGCCGCTCCTTCTTGCCGCGGTCGGCGTCTTCTCCTCGGTCATTGGAACTTTTTTGATTCAGACAAAAGAGGATGCCAGTCAAAAGAGCCTTTTGTTCGCGATAAGAAAGGGGGTATGGGGAGCGAGTATCATTATGGCGGTTGCAGCCGCATTTCTCATAAAATTTATTCTACCCCATAATTTCAACTTTTACTGGCCCATTCTTCTTGGTTTGACATGCGGTGTCTTCATCGGTTTTTCAACCGAGTTTTTCACGTCGGACAGTTATCCTCCCACCAAGGGAATCGCTTTTACTGCGAAGACCGGACCGGCGACAGTGATCCTCGAAGGGCTGAGTGTGGGTATGCTCTCGACCGTGGCGCCGGTCATCGCCGTGGCATTGGCGATTATCGGTGGATATTATCTTGCCGGCGGTGCAGCAAACCCTGGATATGGACTTTTCGGTGTGGCGATCTCTGCGGTCGGGATGCTCTCCACCCTCTGCATCACCCTTGCAGCCGATGCCTATGGTCCGGTTGCGGACAATGCCGGCGGAAACGCCCAGATGGCGGGTCTACCCGAAGAGGTTCGACGCAGAACCGATGCCCTTGATGCAATCGGCAATACCACTGCCGCGACCGGCAAAGGATTCGCCATCGGGTCGGCGGCACTCACTGTGCTCGCGCTCATTGCGGCATACCGAAGCAAGATTCTGATATTTTCCACCACACTTGATCTTTCCATCACAAATCCCCAGGTTATTGCAGGACTCTTTATCGGTGCGATGATGCCGTTTGCATTCTGTTCCCAGACGATAAAGGCGGTGAGCAGGGCTGCAGGGCTCATTGTGGTTGAGGTGCGCAGACAGTTCAAAGAGATCAAGGGTTTGCTCGAGGGAAAGGCACGTCCTGATTATGCCGAGGCTGTTCATATCTGTACGGTCGCCGCCCAGAAAGAGATGATCGTTCCTTCAGTAATGGCGATAGTCGTGCCGATTCTCATCGGGATCTTTCTCGGACCCAATGGTGTAATCGGTCTGCTCGTCGGTGCCCTGACATCGGGGTTTGTCATCGCTTTGATGATGGCGAATTCCGGCGGTGCATGGGACAACGCAAAGAAATATATCGAAAAAGGCGAACTCGGAGGAAAAGGTTCGGCAGAGCATAAAGCGGCTGTTGTCGGAGATACGGTCGGCGATCCGTTCAAAGACACCTCAGGGCCATCTTTGAATATATTGATAAAACTTATGTCCACGGTTTCCATTGTCTTCGCAGGCTTTATTCTTAAATTCGCCCTCTTTAAGTAG
- a CDS encoding tyrosine recombinase XerC, producing the protein MEREKLFDKVNDFILYLQKEKNYSFHTLRAYRTDLEQFFDFLRVKKIPEVDQNVITLFVGFLLKYGVDTRTVARKLSTLKSFFKVLKKMGVVEDNPAAMIRTPKIKKHLPGFLTYEQIEKAMQITRPRDRAIMEVLYSCGLRAGELVNLNIYDIDFARDEIKVKGKGGKQRIVPLGRAAKHAILDYLKIRKTAKNTQTDTQALFLNYRGGRLTTRSLQRIVRKYLIRVARAAGTNPHILRHSFATHLLENGADLRAVQELLGHSSLSTVQIYTHLTTKHLKELYKKKHPRAE; encoded by the coding sequence ATGGAACGAGAAAAACTGTTTGATAAGGTCAATGATTTCATCCTGTATCTTCAGAAAGAGAAGAACTATTCTTTCCATACACTGCGTGCGTATCGAACCGACCTTGAACAGTTTTTCGATTTCCTCCGGGTGAAAAAGATACCAGAGGTTGACCAGAATGTCATCACACTCTTTGTCGGTTTTCTTTTGAAGTACGGCGTCGACACCCGCACGGTCGCGCGCAAGCTCTCAACTTTAAAATCATTCTTCAAGGTGCTGAAAAAGATGGGGGTTGTTGAAGATAATCCTGCGGCGATGATCAGGACCCCCAAGATAAAGAAGCATCTTCCCGGTTTTTTGACATACGAACAGATTGAGAAGGCGATGCAGATCACCAGGCCGAGAGACCGCGCGATAATGGAGGTGCTGTACAGTTGTGGTCTGCGTGCCGGTGAGCTCGTAAATTTGAATATTTATGATATAGATTTTGCCCGTGATGAAATTAAAGTCAAGGGTAAAGGAGGAAAGCAGAGGATCGTTCCGCTGGGGAGGGCGGCGAAACATGCGATTCTTGATTATCTCAAGATCAGAAAAACGGCGAAAAATACTCAGACCGATACTCAGGCATTGTTTTTAAACTATCGGGGAGGACGTTTGACTACCCGGTCACTGCAACGTATCGTCCGTAAATACCTGATCAGGGTCGCCCGTGCCGCCGGCACCAATCCACATATATTACGACACAGTTTTGCGACCCACCTTCTTGAAAACGGAGCCGACCTGAGGGCGGTGCAGGAGTTGCTGGGCCATTCTTCCCTTTCCACTGTCCAGATATATACACATCTTACGACCAAACATTTGAAAGAGCTTTATAAAAAGAAACATCCGAGAGCGGAATAA
- a CDS encoding JAB domain-containing protein encodes MKIKDWPEDDRPREKFLQRGSYGLTDTELLAIIIGKGVKNRSALDLAKEILQRVGSLKRLGEKTVSELEQLKINGLGRAKLISILAAIDLGRRSLSKKNEEVVIFKHPKDVYHYYYPLIGGLKYELFKVAAVDAKNSLLRDSTISKGILDASLVHPREVFKFALNENASGLFLIHNHPSGILKPSDDDLKITERLRNAGVLMGINIIDHVIITDQNYYSFSQHNLL; translated from the coding sequence ATGAAGATCAAGGATTGGCCTGAAGACGACAGGCCGCGCGAAAAATTCCTGCAGCGGGGAAGTTACGGCCTTACTGATACCGAACTTCTTGCTATCATAATCGGCAAAGGAGTGAAGAATCGGTCTGCCCTGGATCTTGCCAAAGAGATTCTTCAGCGGGTCGGAAGTTTGAAAAGACTCGGTGAGAAGACCGTGAGTGAACTGGAGCAGTTGAAGATCAATGGGCTGGGTAGGGCAAAACTCATTTCAATCCTCGCGGCGATCGATCTGGGAAGGCGTTCCCTTTCGAAAAAGAATGAAGAGGTGGTTATATTCAAGCATCCCAAAGATGTCTATCATTATTATTATCCTTTAATCGGTGGTTTGAAATATGAGTTGTTCAAGGTTGCGGCCGTGGACGCCAAAAATTCATTGTTGAGGGATTCGACGATCTCCAAGGGAATACTTGACGCCAGTCTGGTTCACCCCCGTGAGGTATTCAAGTTCGCCCTCAATGAAAACGCCAGTGGTCTGTTTTTGATTCACAACCATCCCAGCGGTATTCTTAAACCATCAGACGATGATTTGAAGATAACCGAAAGACTGCGCAACGCCGGTGTTCTGATGGGGATAAATATTATTGACCATGTAATTATTACGGACCAGAATTACTACTCTTTTTCACAACACAATCTGCTCTGA
- a CDS encoding NAD+ synthase, with product MYEKTVNKIVNWLKEQLEKSHTKGFVLGLSGGLDSSVCAALLKKATDNCLGLLLPIESLVRDMEDASEVAAHLNLKTQYIDLTSVYNNLIKLLPGDDRLARGNIKARLRMTVLYYYANVNNYLVCGTGNKTELMLGYFTKYGDGGCDILPLGDLYKFEVRELAKILGIPQVIIEKTPSAGLWQGQTDEDELGFSYEEMDKILQEIAESRAQGEAAEKLQLLFDRSMHKRQPPRICYVRSKNRE from the coding sequence ATGTATGAGAAGACCGTCAATAAAATCGTCAACTGGTTGAAAGAACAGCTGGAAAAATCACATACAAAAGGATTTGTTCTCGGTCTGAGCGGTGGATTGGATTCATCGGTATGCGCGGCATTGCTCAAAAAAGCGACGGACAATTGTCTTGGTCTGCTTCTGCCCATCGAATCCCTTGTCCGGGATATGGAGGATGCTTCAGAGGTTGCGGCACACTTGAACTTGAAGACCCAGTACATAGATTTGACTTCTGTTTACAATAATCTGATAAAATTGTTGCCCGGGGACGACCGGCTTGCCCGCGGCAATATTAAAGCGCGGCTGCGGATGACCGTATTATATTACTATGCAAACGTCAATAATTATCTTGTCTGCGGTACCGGCAATAAGACCGAATTGATGCTCGGTTACTTTACTAAATACGGTGACGGCGGTTGTGATATATTACCGCTCGGTGATCTCTATAAATTCGAGGTGAGGGAACTTGCGAAAATACTGGGTATCCCTCAAGTTATTATTGAGAAGACCCCCAGCGCGGGGCTGTGGCAGGGACAGACAGATGAGGATGAACTTGGCTTCAGTTATGAAGAGATGGATAAAATTTTGCAGGAGATCGCAGAATCGCGGGCTCAGGGAGAGGCGGCGGAAAAATTGCAGCTGCTCTTTGACAGGAGTATGCACAAACGGCAGCCGCCCCGTATCTGTTATGTACGTTCCAAAAACAGGGAATGA